The following proteins are encoded in a genomic region of Streptomyces sp. NBC_01723:
- a CDS encoding DUF5133 domain-containing protein: MLMPHPAVLRALVERYEAATASEPLDSTGGPGPATRDLEYTLCVSTGTRDVRAALEAARRLLAASAPAAPVPAAVTGRGRPAEPAGAAC; the protein is encoded by the coding sequence ATGCTGATGCCCCACCCCGCGGTGCTGCGCGCCCTCGTCGAGCGGTACGAGGCGGCGACGGCGAGCGAACCCCTCGACTCCACCGGCGGACCGGGCCCCGCGACCCGCGACCTGGAGTACACACTGTGCGTGTCGACCGGCACGCGCGACGTGCGGGCGGCTCTGGAGGCGGCCCGCCGCCTGCTCGCGGCGAGCGCGCCCGCAGCCCCCGTCCCGGCCGCGGTGACCGGCCGGGGGCGGCCCGCCGAACCGGCGGGAGCGGCCTGCTGA
- a CDS encoding SigB/SigF/SigG family RNA polymerase sigma factor — protein sequence MLVETPTTRPETLAAANRRRHDDAPDTMERFGRLAALPDGPERDALRDELVTAWLPMAHRIAGRFRDRGESLEDLRQVAALGLVKAIDRFDPERGAFESYAVPTITGEVKRHFRDRMWALRVPRRVQELRNKVRVARRELTQSPGSPEPSVAALAAHTGLTEDEVSAGMEALESFSTLSLDAELSAGDDGYSLADTLGAADGSYDTVIDRESAKTGLRRLPERERAILYMRFFEDMTQSRIADQLGISQMHVSRLISRSCARVRDEAMGERAGRPPQN from the coding sequence ATGCTAGTTGAAACGCCCACCACACGTCCCGAAACCCTCGCCGCAGCCAACCGTCGGCGGCACGACGACGCCCCCGACACGATGGAGCGCTTCGGCCGCCTCGCCGCCCTCCCGGACGGCCCCGAGCGGGACGCCCTGCGCGACGAACTCGTCACCGCCTGGCTTCCCATGGCCCACCGGATCGCCGGCCGGTTCCGGGACCGCGGCGAGTCCCTGGAGGACCTGCGCCAGGTGGCGGCGCTCGGCCTGGTGAAGGCCATCGACCGCTTCGACCCGGAGCGGGGAGCCTTCGAGAGCTACGCCGTGCCCACCATCACCGGCGAGGTCAAGCGTCACTTCCGGGACCGGATGTGGGCCCTTCGGGTGCCGCGCCGCGTCCAGGAACTGCGCAACAAGGTGCGGGTGGCGCGCCGCGAACTCACCCAGAGCCCGGGCAGCCCCGAACCCTCGGTGGCCGCGCTCGCCGCCCACACCGGCCTCACCGAGGACGAGGTGAGCGCCGGCATGGAGGCCCTGGAGAGCTTCAGCACCCTGTCGCTGGACGCCGAGCTGTCGGCCGGCGACGACGGCTACAGCCTCGCCGACACCCTCGGCGCGGCCGACGGCTCCTACGACACCGTGATCGACCGCGAATCCGCCAAGACCGGCCTGCGCAGGCTGCCCGAACGCGAGCGCGCCATCCTCTACATGCGCTTCTTCGAGGACATGACGCAGAGCCGTATAGCCGACCAGCTGGGCATCTCGCAGATGCACGTCTCGCGCCTCATCAGCCGCAGCTGCGCCCGCGTGCGCGACGAGGCGATGGGCGAGCGTGCGGGCCGGCCCCCGCAGAACTGA
- a CDS encoding ATP-binding protein — translation MCDRHTTEAAVDQYGADRYRPCRPADARRAVERAVTGRWGVDGPVRYGAHALSDAVLVASELTTNAILHGGGITDFRVDVEGPGVRLSVSDRSHDLPVAVPATDDQGRRRVGGRGWPIVCRLAHDVRVADLPAGGKCITVLVPLS, via the coding sequence ATGTGCGACAGGCACACGACCGAAGCCGCCGTGGATCAGTACGGCGCGGACCGGTACCGGCCGTGCCGGCCCGCCGACGCCCGCAGAGCCGTCGAACGCGCCGTCACCGGGCGCTGGGGCGTCGACGGTCCCGTCCGGTACGGCGCGCACGCCCTCTCGGACGCCGTACTGGTCGCCTCGGAGCTGACCACCAACGCGATCCTGCACGGCGGCGGCATCACCGACTTCCGGGTCGACGTCGAGGGGCCCGGCGTGCGCCTGTCGGTCAGCGACCGCAGCCACGACCTGCCGGTGGCCGTGCCGGCCACCGACGACCAGGGCCGCCGCCGCGTCGGCGGCCGGGGCTGGCCGATCGTCTGCCGGCTGGCCCACGACGTGCGGGTGGCAGATCTTCCCGCCGGCGGCAAGTGCATCACCGTGCTCGTTCCGCTGTCCTGA
- a CDS encoding aminotransferase class I/II-fold pyridoxal phosphate-dependent enzyme, translating to MTVDHTRAPVLEALDTYRREGRLSFTPPGHKQARGADPAVREVLGDAVFHGDVLVTGALDDRLTRGRVLRRAEELMADAVHADHTFFSTCGSSLSVKAAMLAVAGPHEKLLIGRDAHKSVVSGLILSGIEPVWVEPRWDGERHLAHPPSAENFEQAFAAHPDAKGALITSPTPYGASADLRAVAEVCHRRSVPLIVDEAWGAHLPFHPDLPSWAMDAGADICVTSIHKMGSGLEQGSVFHLRGDLVPAELLGMRADLLGTTSPSALIFAGLDGWRRQMALGGRELMGSALELAAEVRAAVEEIDGMHVDDRDDYCGPGLAHGFDPLPVIIDLDGLGVSGFQAADWLREHRSVVAHVTDHRRIGAQLTHGDDQETAGELLAALKDLASAAPRLGPASRVEVPSPAGLRMPQVRLPRDAFFGPTEDVPLERAAGRIAAEMITPYPPGIPAVLPGERLSEPVLRYLRTGLDAGMYLPDPSDPSLRTVRVAAENGA from the coding sequence ATGACCGTCGACCACACCCGTGCACCCGTCCTGGAAGCTCTCGACACGTACCGCCGCGAGGGACGGCTGTCCTTCACGCCTCCGGGTCACAAGCAGGCGCGCGGCGCCGACCCCGCGGTCCGCGAGGTGCTGGGCGACGCCGTCTTCCACGGTGACGTGCTGGTGACGGGCGCTCTGGACGACCGGCTCACCCGGGGGAGGGTGCTGCGGCGCGCCGAGGAGCTGATGGCCGACGCCGTCCACGCCGACCACACCTTCTTCTCGACCTGCGGCAGCTCCCTGTCGGTGAAGGCGGCGATGCTGGCGGTCGCGGGACCGCACGAGAAGCTGCTGATCGGCCGGGACGCCCACAAGTCCGTGGTGTCGGGGCTGATCCTGTCCGGCATCGAGCCGGTCTGGGTGGAGCCGCGCTGGGACGGCGAGCGGCATCTGGCCCACCCGCCCTCCGCCGAGAATTTCGAGCAGGCGTTCGCCGCACATCCCGACGCCAAGGGCGCCCTGATCACCAGCCCCACGCCGTACGGTGCGAGCGCGGACCTGCGGGCCGTGGCCGAGGTCTGCCACCGGCGTTCGGTGCCGCTGATCGTCGACGAGGCGTGGGGCGCGCATCTGCCCTTCCACCCGGACCTGCCGTCCTGGGCGATGGACGCGGGCGCCGACATCTGCGTGACCAGCATCCACAAGATGGGCAGCGGTCTGGAGCAGGGCTCGGTCTTCCACCTGCGGGGTGACCTGGTCCCGGCGGAACTCCTCGGCATGCGGGCCGACCTGCTCGGCACCACCAGCCCCTCGGCACTGATCTTCGCCGGGCTGGACGGCTGGCGCCGGCAGATGGCGCTGGGCGGGCGCGAGCTGATGGGGTCGGCGCTGGAGCTGGCGGCCGAGGTCCGCGCGGCCGTCGAGGAGATCGACGGCATGCACGTCGACGACCGGGACGACTACTGCGGACCCGGGCTGGCCCACGGCTTCGATCCGCTGCCCGTGATCATCGACCTCGACGGGCTCGGTGTCTCGGGCTTCCAGGCCGCGGACTGGCTGCGCGAGCACCGGAGCGTGGTCGCGCACGTGACCGACCACCGCCGCATCGGCGCGCAGCTCACCCACGGCGACGACCAGGAGACCGCGGGGGAACTGCTCGCCGCGCTCAAGGACCTCGCGAGCGCCGCCCCGCGCCTGGGCCCCGCTTCGCGCGTCGAGGTGCCGTCGCCTGCCGGGCTGCGGATGCCTCAGGTGCGGCTGCCCCGGGACGCGTTCTTCGGGCCCACCGAGGACGTACCGCTGGAGCGGGCCGCGGGCCGGATCGCGGCGGAGATGATCACGCCGTATCCGCCCGGTATCCCGGCCGTCCTGCCCGGCGAACGGCTGTCCGAACCCGTCCTGCGGTACCTGCGCACCGGCCTGGACGCCGGGATGTACCTTCCGGACCCCAGCGATCCGTCGCTGCGGACGGTCCGGGTGGCCGCGGAGAACGGTGCCTGA
- a CDS encoding cyclic nucleotide-binding domain-containing protein, translating into MTKAIKLLTALPPAQRERLMALAREISFPEDARIFEAGDRADRFWVIRSGAVSLTQQVTSMQKVTVASLGVGDLLGWSWLFPPYEWDFGAEAFSQVRAYEFDAATVLDLCEEDPHLGIVLVRSVAEILAHRLETTRGRLMDHYALHGRGSL; encoded by the coding sequence ATGACCAAAGCGATCAAACTCCTGACCGCCCTTCCCCCGGCCCAGCGCGAGCGGCTGATGGCGCTCGCGCGGGAGATCTCCTTTCCGGAGGACGCCCGGATCTTCGAGGCGGGCGACCGGGCCGACCGCTTCTGGGTCATCCGCTCCGGCGCGGTCTCACTGACCCAGCAGGTGACGTCCATGCAGAAGGTCACCGTCGCCAGCCTCGGCGTGGGCGACCTGCTCGGCTGGTCCTGGCTGTTCCCGCCCTACGAGTGGGACTTCGGCGCCGAGGCGTTCAGCCAGGTGCGCGCCTACGAGTTCGACGCGGCCACGGTGCTCGACCTGTGCGAGGAGGACCCGCACCTGGGCATCGTGCTGGTGCGGTCGGTCGCCGAGATCCTCGCGCACCGGCTGGAGACCACCAGGGGCCGGCTCATGGACCACTACGCGCTGCACGGGCGCGGGTCCCTGTAG
- a CDS encoding MFS transporter produces MDTSESSESGTEQGAAKTPAPDEGARRGWRRWAMDTRPLRRPAYRRLWSSTIVTAVGSQLTAVAVPKQIYDITGSSAWVGAASLAGLLPLVVFALWGGAVADTMDRRKLLLITNTGIAVTSLLFWVQAVTGLESVGALMLLLALQQAFWGLNAPARNASVARLVPEGELAAANALGSTVMQTGQVVGPLLAGALIPVIGLPELYLIDALALCVTVWAVYRLPALPPLAGTAVGRAGVREIVAGFRYIAGHKVLLLSFLADIVAMVLGMPRALFPQLAAETYAPYGEGLALGLLFAAIPIGAVAGGLFSGTFSRARRHGWMVIGAVVVWGAAVAGFGLSGSLWLAVAFLAVAGVADMVSMVFRGAILLSAATDEMRGRMQGVFTVVVAGGPRLADVLHGGAGSAFGAREAVTGGGLLVVVVMLALAAAVPALRRYRV; encoded by the coding sequence GTGGACACCAGCGAGAGCAGCGAGAGCGGGACCGAGCAGGGGGCGGCGAAGACCCCCGCCCCGGACGAGGGGGCGCGGCGCGGGTGGCGCCGCTGGGCGATGGACACCCGCCCGCTGCGCCGCCCCGCCTACCGCAGGCTGTGGTCCTCGACCATCGTCACGGCCGTCGGCAGCCAGCTCACCGCGGTCGCGGTGCCCAAGCAGATCTACGACATCACCGGTTCCTCGGCCTGGGTGGGCGCCGCCAGTCTCGCCGGTCTGCTGCCGCTCGTCGTGTTCGCGCTGTGGGGCGGCGCCGTCGCCGACACCATGGACCGCCGCAAGCTGCTGCTGATCACCAACACCGGCATCGCCGTCACCTCGCTGCTGTTCTGGGTGCAGGCGGTCACCGGTCTGGAGTCGGTGGGCGCCCTGATGCTGCTGCTCGCGCTCCAGCAGGCCTTCTGGGGCCTCAACGCCCCGGCCCGCAACGCCTCCGTCGCCCGGCTGGTCCCCGAGGGTGAACTGGCCGCGGCCAACGCGCTCGGCTCGACCGTGATGCAGACCGGGCAGGTGGTCGGTCCGCTGCTCGCCGGTGCGCTCATCCCGGTGATCGGACTGCCCGAGCTGTACCTGATCGACGCGCTGGCCCTGTGCGTCACGGTGTGGGCGGTCTACCGGCTGCCCGCCCTCCCGCCGCTCGCGGGCACGGCGGTGGGGCGCGCGGGCGTGCGCGAGATCGTGGCCGGCTTCCGCTACATCGCCGGGCACAAGGTGCTGCTGCTGTCCTTCCTGGCCGACATCGTCGCCATGGTCCTCGGCATGCCCCGCGCGCTGTTCCCGCAGCTCGCCGCGGAAACCTACGCCCCGTACGGCGAAGGGCTCGCCCTGGGGCTGCTGTTCGCGGCGATCCCGATCGGCGCGGTGGCCGGCGGGCTGTTCTCGGGCACTTTCTCCCGGGCGCGGCGGCACGGCTGGATGGTGATCGGCGCCGTCGTCGTCTGGGGTGCCGCCGTCGCCGGTTTCGGACTGAGCGGGAGTCTGTGGCTCGCGGTGGCGTTCCTGGCGGTGGCGGGAGTCGCCGACATGGTGTCCATGGTGTTCCGTGGGGCGATCCTGCTGTCCGCCGCGACCGACGAGATGCGCGGGCGGATGCAGGGGGTGTTCACCGTCGTCGTGGCGGGCGGTCCGCGGCTGGCCGACGTCCTGCACGGCGGAGCGGGCTCCGCCTTCGGCGCGCGCGAGGCGGTGACGGGCGGCGGGCTGCTCGTCGTGGTCGTGATGCTGGCCCTGGCGGCCGCGGTGCCGGCGCTGCGCCGCTACCGCGTCTGA
- a CDS encoding LysE/ArgO family amino acid transporter, giving the protein MHNALTAAAAGFGTGLSLIVAIGAQNAFVLRQGIRRDAVLAVVGICALSDALLIALGVGGVGAVVVAWPDALTVVGWIGGAFLLCYGALAARRVFRPAGALRTEGDTAGSRRRAVLTCLALTWLNPHVYLDTVFLLGSVAADRGPLRWTFGLGAAAASLVWFAVLGFGARHLGRFLARPAAWRVLDGLVAVTMIVLGVSLIADA; this is encoded by the coding sequence ATGCACAACGCCCTCACCGCCGCGGCCGCCGGCTTCGGCACCGGTCTCTCGCTCATCGTCGCCATCGGCGCCCAGAACGCCTTCGTCCTGCGGCAGGGGATCCGTCGCGACGCGGTCCTCGCCGTGGTCGGCATCTGCGCCCTGTCCGACGCCCTGCTCATCGCCCTGGGCGTCGGCGGCGTCGGCGCGGTGGTGGTGGCGTGGCCGGACGCGCTGACCGTGGTCGGCTGGATCGGCGGCGCCTTCCTGCTCTGCTACGGCGCCCTCGCCGCCCGGCGCGTGTTCCGCCCGGCCGGCGCGCTGCGGACGGAGGGCGACACCGCGGGCTCCCGCCGCCGGGCGGTGCTCACCTGCCTGGCGCTGACCTGGCTCAACCCGCACGTCTACCTCGACACCGTGTTCCTGCTGGGCTCGGTGGCCGCCGACCGGGGCCCGCTGCGCTGGACCTTCGGTCTGGGCGCCGCCGCGGCCAGCCTGGTCTGGTTCGCGGTCCTCGGCTTCGGCGCCCGCCACCTCGGCCGCTTCCTGGCCCGGCCCGCGGCCTGGCGGGTGCTGGACGGGCTGGTCGCCGTCACCATGATCGTCCTCGGGGTGAGCCTCATCGCCGACGCCTGA
- a CDS encoding LysR family transcriptional regulator ArgP, with protein sequence MTPETADLPLDQVRTLLAVVDEGTFDAAAAALHVTPSAVSQRVKALEQRTGRVLLLRTKPVRPTESGAVLVRLARQVARLERDAYAELGLSGAAGEPTRVSIAVNADSLATWFLGALTELPQEPRICFEVRREDEAHTAALLREGAVMAAVTSSPEPVPGCAVRFLGRMRYLPCAGPGFAERHLGGPLREALGVAPVVVFDRRDDFQDGFARRFGHEGASTTRHYVPTSEGFVEAIAAGLGWGMVPEPQAEPLLRTGRLVDFAPDLSVDAPLHWQQWKLDSPALAMVADAVTAAARRALRR encoded by the coding sequence ATGACTCCGGAGACCGCGGATCTGCCGCTCGACCAGGTGCGCACCCTGCTGGCCGTGGTGGACGAGGGCACGTTCGACGCGGCCGCCGCCGCGCTGCACGTGACGCCGTCCGCGGTCAGTCAGCGGGTGAAGGCCCTGGAGCAGCGCACCGGCCGGGTCCTGCTGCTGCGCACCAAGCCGGTGCGGCCGACGGAGTCCGGCGCGGTGCTGGTGCGCCTCGCCCGCCAGGTCGCCCGGCTGGAGCGGGACGCGTACGCCGAGCTGGGGCTGAGCGGGGCGGCCGGCGAGCCCACCCGGGTGTCGATCGCCGTCAACGCGGACTCGCTCGCCACCTGGTTCCTCGGCGCGCTCACGGAGTTGCCGCAGGAGCCCCGGATCTGTTTCGAGGTCCGGCGCGAGGACGAGGCCCACACGGCGGCCCTGCTGCGGGAGGGCGCGGTGATGGCCGCGGTGACCTCCTCGCCCGAACCCGTCCCGGGCTGCGCCGTCCGGTTCCTGGGGCGGATGCGCTACCTGCCCTGCGCCGGCCCCGGATTCGCCGAGCGCCATTTGGGCGGGCCGCTGCGGGAAGCGCTGGGCGTGGCACCCGTGGTGGTCTTCGACCGGCGGGACGACTTCCAGGACGGCTTCGCCCGGCGGTTCGGGCACGAGGGCGCGAGCACCACGCGTCACTACGTGCCGACCTCGGAGGGCTTCGTGGAGGCCATCGCCGCCGGCCTCGGCTGGGGCATGGTGCCGGAGCCGCAGGCGGAGCCGCTGCTGCGTACCGGGAGGCTCGTCGACTTCGCACCGGACCTGTCGGTGGACGCTCCGCTCCACTGGCAGCAGTGGAAACTCGACTCCCCCGCGCTGGCCATGGTGGCCGACGCGGTGACGGCGGCGGCCCGGCGGGCACTGCGACGCTAG
- a CDS encoding WhiB family transcriptional regulator: MDNWREHAACRTEDPDLFFPIGTTGPAALQTEQAKAVCRGCPVQEQCLRWALDTGQSIGVWGGTSELERRALKRREAVRRRSGA; encoded by the coding sequence ATGGACAACTGGCGAGAGCACGCCGCGTGCCGTACGGAGGATCCCGACCTGTTCTTCCCCATCGGCACCACCGGCCCGGCCGCTTTGCAGACCGAGCAGGCGAAGGCGGTCTGCCGCGGCTGTCCGGTCCAGGAGCAGTGTCTGCGATGGGCGCTCGACACCGGGCAGTCCATCGGCGTCTGGGGCGGGACCAGCGAGCTGGAACGCCGTGCGCTCAAGCGGCGCGAGGCCGTGCGCAGAAGGTCGGGCGCGTGA
- a CDS encoding DUF488 domain-containing protein, which translates to MTVRVRRVYDPPEPDDGVRVLVDRLWPRGVSKDAARVAEWPKGLTPSTELRRWYHAGEGSFAEFTERYEAELAGPQETELLDHVRELASAGDVTLLTASKSPGESHAAVLLRLLDGK; encoded by the coding sequence GTGACCGTCCGGGTGCGCCGCGTCTACGACCCGCCCGAGCCCGACGACGGAGTGCGGGTCCTGGTGGACCGGCTGTGGCCGCGGGGCGTGTCGAAGGACGCGGCCCGGGTGGCCGAATGGCCCAAGGGCCTCACCCCGTCGACCGAGCTGCGCCGCTGGTACCACGCCGGCGAGGGCTCCTTCGCGGAGTTCACCGAGCGGTACGAGGCCGAGCTGGCCGGGCCCCAGGAGACGGAACTCCTCGACCATGTGCGGGAACTGGCGAGCGCGGGCGACGTGACGCTGCTGACGGCGTCCAAGTCGCCCGGGGAGAGCCACGCCGCCGTGCTGCTCCGCCTCCTCGACGGGAAGTGA
- a CDS encoding FAD-binding dehydrogenase, whose amino-acid sequence MDADVIVVGAGLAGLVAAHELTSRGRKVALLDQENAANLGGQAFWSFGGLFLVDSPEQRRLGVKDSFDLAWNDWQGSAGFDRTEDEDSWAVRWARAYVEWAAGEKRSWLAGHGITFLPTVGWAERGDLRAGGHGNSVPRFHIAWGTGTGVVEPFVRYAQQAARDGLLTFHHRHRVDHLVVEDGTARGVRGTVLAEDDSPRGVASSRDATGEFELTAQAVIVTSGGIGGDHDVVRSHWPERLGTPPAEMVTGVPAYVDGRMLGISADAGARLVNRDRMWHYTEGLRNWDPIWPGHGIRILPGPSSLWFDALGRRLPEPCLPGYDTLGTLRHLRTADGLAEHDHSWFILTQKIIEKEFALSGSEQNPDITAKDRAGFLRERVLGKGAPAPVDAFLRKGPDFVTAPNLEQLVERMNGLTDKPLLDAALIRRQIEARDLQMANPYAKDAQVQGIRNARRYIGDRLGRVAGPHRILDPAAGPLIGVKLHILTRKTLGGIQTDLDSRALTADGTPVEGLYAAGEVAGFGGGGVHGYNALEGTFLGGCLFSGRAAGRDAARRTA is encoded by the coding sequence ATGGATGCCGACGTCATCGTGGTCGGAGCGGGCCTGGCGGGCCTGGTCGCGGCCCACGAGCTGACCAGCCGGGGCCGGAAGGTCGCCCTGCTCGACCAGGAGAACGCGGCCAACCTCGGCGGCCAGGCCTTCTGGTCCTTCGGCGGCCTCTTCCTCGTCGACTCCCCTGAGCAGCGCCGCCTCGGCGTCAAGGACTCCTTCGACCTGGCCTGGAACGACTGGCAGGGCAGCGCCGGCTTCGACCGGACCGAGGACGAGGACTCCTGGGCGGTGCGCTGGGCCCGGGCCTACGTGGAGTGGGCGGCGGGGGAGAAGCGGTCCTGGCTCGCCGGGCACGGCATCACCTTCCTGCCCACCGTCGGCTGGGCCGAGCGCGGCGACCTGAGGGCCGGCGGACACGGCAACTCGGTGCCCCGCTTCCACATCGCCTGGGGCACCGGCACGGGCGTGGTCGAGCCCTTCGTGCGGTACGCACAGCAGGCCGCGCGCGACGGACTGCTCACCTTCCACCACCGCCACCGCGTCGACCACCTGGTCGTCGAGGACGGCACCGCGCGCGGCGTGCGCGGCACGGTGCTCGCCGAGGACGACTCGCCCCGCGGAGTCGCCTCCAGCCGTGACGCGACGGGCGAGTTCGAACTCACCGCCCAGGCCGTGATCGTCACCTCGGGAGGCATCGGCGGCGACCACGACGTCGTCCGCAGCCACTGGCCCGAGCGTCTCGGCACCCCGCCCGCCGAGATGGTCACCGGCGTCCCCGCCTACGTCGACGGACGGATGCTCGGCATCAGCGCCGACGCGGGCGCCCGCCTGGTCAACCGCGACCGGATGTGGCACTACACCGAGGGCCTGCGGAACTGGGACCCGATCTGGCCCGGCCACGGCATCCGCATCCTGCCCGGACCGTCGTCCCTGTGGTTCGACGCGCTCGGCCGCCGGCTGCCCGAGCCCTGCCTGCCCGGCTACGACACCCTGGGCACCCTGCGGCACCTGCGCACGGCGGACGGCCTCGCCGAACACGACCACTCCTGGTTCATCCTCACCCAGAAGATCATCGAGAAGGAGTTCGCGCTCTCCGGCTCCGAGCAGAACCCCGACATCACCGCCAAGGACCGGGCCGGCTTCCTGCGCGAACGCGTCCTCGGCAAGGGTGCCCCGGCCCCGGTGGACGCCTTCCTGCGCAAGGGCCCCGACTTCGTGACCGCTCCGAACCTGGAGCAACTGGTCGAGAGGATGAACGGGCTGACCGACAAGCCGCTCCTGGACGCGGCCCTGATCCGGCGCCAGATCGAGGCCCGCGACCTCCAGATGGCCAACCCGTACGCCAAGGACGCCCAGGTCCAGGGCATCCGCAACGCCCGCCGGTACATCGGCGACCGGCTCGGCCGGGTGGCCGGGCCGCATCGCATCCTCGACCCCGCGGCGGGCCCGCTGATCGGCGTCAAGCTGCACATCCTCACCCGTAAGACCCTCGGCGGCATCCAGACCGACCTCGACTCCCGCGCCCTGACCGCCGACGGCACGCCCGTCGAGGGGCTGTACGCGGCCGGTGAGGTGGCCGGCTTCGGCGGGGGAGGGGTGCACGGGTACAACGCGCTGGAGGGCACCTTCCTGGGCGGATGCCTGTTCTCCGGACGGGCCGCGGGCCGCGACGCGGCGCGCCGGACGGCCTGA
- a CDS encoding TetR/AcrR family transcriptional regulator, with amino-acid sequence MAVKATTGRVTRRRVRTRANLLDAAFAVFAAKGFGRVSIEEVCEAAGYSRGAFYSNFDTLDQLFFALYRDRADLIAEQVAGALAQDGPGLDVPAAVDRVTEVLLLDRDWLLVKTDFLVHAARDPEVAEALLEHRARLRRAIADRLARARGHTALPAVLGDAEGAAHAVVAAYDGVTTQLLLDRDVGHARAWLGQLLTALLTDGSARQ; translated from the coding sequence ATGGCGGTGAAGGCGACGACCGGGCGGGTGACCAGGCGGCGCGTGCGCACCCGCGCGAACCTCCTGGACGCGGCGTTCGCGGTGTTCGCGGCCAAGGGCTTCGGCCGGGTGTCGATCGAGGAGGTCTGCGAGGCGGCCGGGTACAGCCGGGGTGCCTTCTACTCCAACTTCGACACCCTCGACCAACTGTTCTTCGCCCTCTACCGGGACCGGGCCGACCTGATCGCGGAACAGGTGGCCGGCGCCCTCGCCCAGGACGGACCCGGCCTGGACGTGCCCGCCGCCGTGGACCGCGTCACCGAGGTGCTGCTCCTGGACCGGGACTGGCTCCTGGTGAAGACGGACTTCCTGGTGCACGCCGCCCGCGACCCGGAGGTCGCCGAGGCCCTGCTGGAGCACCGGGCCCGCCTCCGGCGCGCGATCGCCGACCGGCTCGCCCGGGCCCGCGGACACACCGCCCTGCCCGCCGTGCTGGGCGACGCCGAGGGCGCCGCGCACGCGGTCGTCGCCGCGTACGACGGGGTCACCACCCAACTCCTCCTCGACCGGGACGTCGGGCACGCCCGGGCCTGGCTGGGACAACTGCTCACCGCGCTGCTCACCGACGGCAGCGCTCGTCAATGA
- a CDS encoding alpha-ketoglutarate-dependent dioxygenase AlkB, translating into MTTHLQGSLFDQTDEVRLGPLDGLRRTHLGAGAWIDLLPGWLHGADTLFEHLATEVPWRAERRAMYERVVDVPRLLAFYGAGDPLPHPLLTEARDALSARYADELGEPFTTAGLCHYRDGRDSVAWHGDRIGRGARQDTMVAILSVGAPRDLLLRPAGGGGETVRRPLGHGDLIVMGGSCQRTWEHCVPKSTRAAGPRISVQFRPHGVR; encoded by the coding sequence ATGACCACGCACCTCCAGGGCTCACTCTTCGACCAGACCGACGAGGTCCGGCTCGGCCCGCTGGACGGACTGCGCCGCACCCACCTCGGGGCGGGTGCCTGGATCGACCTGCTCCCGGGCTGGCTGCACGGGGCCGACACGCTGTTCGAGCACCTGGCCACCGAGGTCCCGTGGCGCGCGGAGCGGCGTGCCATGTACGAGCGGGTCGTCGACGTGCCCCGGCTGCTCGCCTTCTACGGCGCCGGCGACCCGCTGCCGCACCCCCTGCTGACCGAGGCCCGCGACGCCCTGTCCGCGCGCTACGCCGACGAGCTGGGCGAGCCGTTCACCACCGCCGGGCTGTGCCACTACCGCGACGGCCGGGACAGCGTCGCCTGGCACGGCGACCGGATCGGACGCGGCGCGCGCCAGGACACGATGGTCGCCATCCTCTCGGTCGGCGCACCCCGGGATCTGCTGCTGCGCCCGGCGGGCGGTGGCGGCGAGACCGTCCGCCGCCCGCTCGGCCACGGCGACCTGATCGTGATGGGCGGCTCCTGCCAGCGCACCTGGGAGCACTGCGTCCCGAAGAGCACCCGTGCCGCGGGCCCGCGCATCAGCGTCCAGTTCCGTCCGCACGGCGTGCGCTGA